From the genome of Pseudomonas sp. FP453:
CCCCCACTGGTTGCGATACACCACTTTATATTCTCGTGGGTAAGCGTCTTGAGTAGCTCGACTGAACCTGGGAGTGCACGTATCTGCCCTTTGAGCGCTTCATAGGCAGCGGCATGTTTTTTACTTAAAAGCTTTCCTTGCTCTTCGGTAATCGTCACGCCCGTCTCGCGCGATAAGGTTTTCAACATCAACCCTCCGCTCATGCCGATCTTTCTATGAATGCGCCACATGGCCAATGGAATACTTTCGGAATCGAGCGCTTCTTTCCATGCCGCCACGTTCTGGTACACGCTGTCGGTCAGTGTTCCATCCAGATCAAAGATAAAAGATGTTTTGGGTCGCATGGAGCTCTCCACGTTGATGAATTGAGTGAGCGCACTGGGTACAGTTCTGAGGCTTGAGCCAGCTGTACGTTCACTATTTCTAGGCGGTTCTTGATCGTTCCCTCGCTCTGCGTGGGAATGCATCCCTGGACGCTCTGCGTCCATCCTTGCAGGTGTGACGCAGAGCGTCACCGGCGGCATTCCCACGCAGAGCGTGGGAACGATCAAATGTGGGAGCGGGCTTGCCCGCGATTTGAGCCGGTTCACGGCAAAGCGTTTAAACGCGTGATGGCGTGCTTGCCTCGGGCGTATCGAGAGCGCCGGAATCGGGTTGTTGATACTGCACGACAAAATCCACAAAAGCGCGCAGGGCCGGGGCCATTTGCCGTTGGCTGGGGTAATACAAATAGAACCCCGGAAAGGTCGGCGTCCACTCTTTGAGAAGGTGGACCAGTTGGCCTGTCTCGATAAGGTCTGCCACTTGGTGCCTGAACAGGTACGCAATGCCCACACCGTCGAGTGCGACCTGCGTCAGCATTTCCGGCTCTGTCACCACCAATGGCCCCTGGGCAGCTATTTCGAGAAGCTCGCCATTGCGCTCAAACTCCCAGCGATACAGGCTTCCGTCCGTAGGCCATCGGGTATGTCAGGCATTGATGGTTCGCTAAGTCTCTAGGCGTGTGCGGGGTGCCATAGCGGGTGAGGTAGTCTGCAGAGGCAACGACCATCATTTCCAGGTGGCCGCCGAGACCATGGGAGACCATATCGCGGTCCAG
Proteins encoded in this window:
- a CDS encoding HAD family phosphatase; translation: MRPKTSFIFDLDGTLTDSVYQNVAAWKEALDSESIPLAMWRIHRKIGMSGGLMLKTLSRETGVTITEEQGKLLSKKHAAAYEALKGQIRALPGSVELLKTLTHENIKWCIATSGGLPTATINLKALGLNMNDINIVTRDDVKYGKPDPDLFLAAAQKLNAPIEDCVVVGDAIWDMLAARRCKATGVGLLSGGYDISELERAGALRVYEDPQDLLLHLEEIASRP
- a CDS encoding LysR substrate-binding domain-containing protein, with protein sequence MVTEPEMLTQVALDGVGIAYLFRHQVADLIETGQLVHLLKEWTPTFPGFYLYYPSQRQMAPALRAFVDFVVQYQQPDSGALDTPEASTPSRV
- a CDS encoding LysR substrate-binding domain-containing protein, with protein sequence MDIVAGGFDAGVRLGKKLDRDMVSHGLGGHLEMMVVASADYLTRYGTPHTPRDLANHQCLTYPMAYGRKPVSLGV